The following proteins come from a genomic window of Candidatus Binatia bacterium:
- a CDS encoding molybdenum cofactor biosynthesis protein MoaB: MSAHHHHRRHDATHIGCAVLTVSDTRTPETDGSGRRIRELLEAAAHRVEAYALVKDEPDAIRAVIAALPPAAVAVIVNGGTGLTRRDTTYEAVRGLLEKEIPGFGELFRMLSFADIGAAAMLSRATAGVCGERVIFVLPGSTAAVELAMTRLILPELGHVAGLLRQ, from the coding sequence ATGAGCGCACATCATCATCACCGCCGGCACGACGCCACCCACATCGGCTGCGCCGTGCTCACCGTGTCCGACACGCGCACCCCGGAAACCGACGGTAGCGGCCGGCGTATTCGCGAGCTTCTCGAGGCCGCCGCGCATCGAGTCGAGGCATACGCCCTGGTGAAGGACGAGCCGGACGCCATTCGGGCCGTCATTGCTGCTCTGCCGCCCGCGGCGGTCGCGGTTATCGTTAACGGCGGGACCGGGCTGACCCGCCGCGACACCACTTACGAAGCGGTGCGCGGGCTGCTCGAGAAGGAAATCCCCGGCTTTGGCGAACTCTTCCGCATGCTCAGTTTTGCCGACATCGGGGCGGCCGCCATGCTCAGCCGGGCCACGGCCGGCGTCTGCGGCGAACGCGTGATCTTCGTCTTGCCGGGCTCGACCGCCGCGGTGGAGTTGGCCATGACTCGCCTGATCTTGCCCGAACTCGGCCATGTGGCAGGACTACTGCGCCAGTGA
- a CDS encoding mechanosensitive ion channel family protein — MSNVVRKRSWRRRFALGGLLVGLLQSAGPTHAQEEPPPAAPPPPATATPAIDATFKRVAPRTAVTGFLEACWAGDYVRATEYLDLRRVAAVERETEGQRLARQMCHVLDRALWVDPEQLSDDPAGARDDGLSARRDLVGTIQTAKAPVTVEIERVPGENGAAIWKLSQATVAKIPGLYDEFGYGPVGERLPAWMVEKRLWRVPVWEWIGLLVLMVTVTVLALVLSQLLHVIVKAIVARTETRKDDRVWEVVRGPVRLLVGVALFRMGTALLAFSFSAQRVITAITDLLLLAAFTWVLVRVVDVAAHMAEERYVGPRKHIASLIPLVRRTSKGFVVVMAVLAVLQNIGYDVSSLIAGLGIGGLAVALAAQKTVEHVFGSVTIITDQPVRVGDFCRFGSWSGTVEEVGLRSTRVRTLDRTVVSVPNAQFSSLEIENFSQRDRIRLIATIGLRYETSPDQLRFVLVEIKRLLLAHPKLDPQPARVRFVGFGPHSLDIEIFAYVLTTDFDEFLAIREDIYLRIMEVVSTGGSGFAFPSQTVYWQRDGGLDRARAEAAERQVEAWRAAEALWLPTVPVGEATAARGSIEYPPAGSAARKRV, encoded by the coding sequence ATGTCAAACGTGGTGCGCAAGAGGTCCTGGCGCCGTCGTTTCGCGCTCGGCGGTCTGCTCGTCGGGTTACTGCAATCGGCCGGCCCGACTCACGCGCAGGAGGAACCGCCGCCGGCCGCCCCGCCGCCGCCGGCTACGGCTACACCGGCGATCGACGCGACCTTCAAGAGGGTCGCACCGCGAACCGCCGTTACCGGCTTCCTCGAAGCGTGCTGGGCCGGCGATTACGTTCGCGCCACGGAGTACCTCGATCTGCGTCGCGTGGCGGCGGTCGAACGCGAGACCGAAGGCCAGCGGCTCGCCCGACAGATGTGTCACGTCCTGGATCGGGCTCTCTGGGTCGACCCGGAGCAACTCAGCGACGACCCCGCCGGCGCGCGCGATGACGGGTTGAGCGCGAGGCGGGACCTCGTTGGAACGATTCAGACGGCGAAGGCTCCCGTAACGGTCGAAATCGAGCGCGTACCGGGCGAGAACGGCGCGGCGATCTGGAAGCTGTCGCAGGCGACCGTCGCCAAGATCCCGGGTTTGTACGACGAGTTCGGTTACGGCCCCGTCGGCGAGCGCCTCCCCGCGTGGATGGTCGAAAAGCGCCTGTGGCGCGTCCCGGTCTGGGAATGGATCGGCTTGCTGGTGCTGATGGTGACCGTGACCGTGCTCGCCCTCGTGCTGTCGCAGTTGTTGCACGTCATCGTCAAGGCGATCGTCGCGCGCACCGAAACGCGCAAAGACGACCGCGTGTGGGAGGTCGTCCGCGGCCCGGTCCGCCTCCTCGTGGGGGTGGCGCTCTTCCGCATGGGCACCGCGCTACTGGCGTTTTCCTTCTCCGCCCAACGCGTGATCACGGCGATTACCGACCTGCTGCTGCTGGCGGCGTTCACCTGGGTACTGGTGCGGGTGGTCGATGTCGCCGCGCACATGGCCGAAGAACGCTACGTGGGCCCTCGCAAGCACATCGCCTCGTTGATTCCGCTCGTGCGCCGAACGTCGAAGGGCTTCGTCGTGGTCATGGCCGTTCTCGCCGTACTGCAGAACATCGGGTACGACGTCAGCAGTCTGATTGCCGGTCTGGGAATCGGTGGTCTGGCGGTGGCTCTGGCGGCCCAGAAGACCGTCGAGCACGTCTTCGGCAGCGTCACCATCATCACCGACCAACCGGTGCGCGTCGGCGATTTCTGCCGCTTCGGCTCGTGGTCGGGCACCGTGGAGGAGGTTGGCCTGCGCTCCACCCGCGTGCGCACGCTCGACCGCACCGTGGTGTCGGTACCCAACGCGCAGTTCTCTTCGCTGGAGATCGAAAACTTCAGCCAGCGCGATCGCATCCGTTTGATCGCCACGATCGGGTTGCGGTACGAGACGTCGCCGGACCAGCTCCGCTTTGTGCTCGTCGAAATCAAGCGCCTGCTGCTTGCGCACCCCAAGCTCGACCCGCAGCCGGCGCGCGTTCGTTTCGTCGGTTTCGGCCCGCACTCGCTCGACATCGAGATCTTCGCCTACGTGCTGACCACCGACTTCGACGAATTCCTCGCCATTCGCGAGGATATCTATCTGCGCATCATGGAAGTCGTGAGTACCGGCGGATCCGGTTTCGCCTTCCCGTCGCAGACCGTGTACTGGCAACGCGATGGCGGCCTGGATCGGGCGCGCGCGGAGGCCGCCGAACGCCAGGTCGAGGCCTGGCGCGCGGCGGAAGCCCTCTGGTTACCGACGGTGCCGGTCGGAGAGGCGACGGCCGCGCGCGGCAGCATAGAGTACCCGCCGGCGGGTTCGGCGGCTCGTAAACGAGTGTGA
- the moaD gene encoding molybdopterin converting factor subunit 1, whose protein sequence is MKVHLRFFAAVRERLGESARELEVPEGITVAALWAQLQAAHPALGVFAASLSFAVNQEYVGRTHCLSDGDEIALIPPVSGGCDD, encoded by the coding sequence ATGAAGGTACACCTGCGCTTTTTTGCCGCCGTCCGCGAACGACTGGGCGAGTCGGCCCGCGAACTGGAGGTTCCCGAGGGCATCACCGTTGCCGCGCTGTGGGCCCAGTTGCAGGCGGCGCATCCCGCGCTCGGCGTATTCGCCGCGTCGCTGTCGTTCGCCGTGAACCAGGAGTATGTCGGCAGGACGCATTGCCTGTCCGACGGGGACGAGATCGCGTTGATACCGCCGGTGAGCGGAGGGTGCGATGATTGA
- the metG gene encoding methionine--tRNA ligase subunit beta, with protein sequence MLTIDDFRKLDLRIATITAAEPHPNADRLLVLQIDLGTERRQLVAGIRAHYEPQALVGKQIVVVANLEPASLRGVQSQGMLLAASDGEGRLAVVTPERPVAPGAAVK encoded by the coding sequence ATGCTCACCATCGACGACTTCCGCAAGCTCGACTTGCGTATCGCCACGATCACCGCCGCCGAACCGCACCCGAACGCGGACCGGTTGCTGGTGTTGCAGATCGACCTCGGCACCGAACGGCGCCAGCTCGTCGCCGGTATTCGCGCGCACTACGAGCCACAGGCGCTGGTCGGCAAGCAGATCGTGGTCGTCGCCAACCTCGAGCCCGCGAGCCTGCGGGGAGTGCAGAGTCAGGGCATGTTGCTCGCCGCATCGGACGGCGAGGGCAGGCTTGCCGTGGTCACACCCGAGCGGCCGGTGGCTCCGGGGGCGGCGGTGAAGTAG
- a CDS encoding molybdenum cofactor biosynthesis protein MoaE, protein MIEIVDTEVDVARVVAAVADPASGATVTFVGTTRAHNAGRRVRRLEYEAYEPMALAEMRKIAATCYERWPIVRIAIVHRLGVVALGEASVVIAVSAAHRADAFAACHYAIDRLKEVVPIWKKEHFEGGEVWIGAQSGPPQG, encoded by the coding sequence ATGATTGAGATCGTCGACACCGAGGTGGACGTCGCTCGGGTCGTTGCTGCGGTAGCCGACCCCGCCAGCGGCGCAACGGTGACTTTCGTCGGAACGACGCGCGCGCACAATGCGGGGCGGCGCGTCCGCCGCCTCGAGTACGAAGCCTATGAACCCATGGCGCTGGCGGAGATGCGCAAGATCGCCGCCACCTGCTACGAGCGCTGGCCGATCGTGCGCATCGCGATCGTGCATCGGCTGGGAGTGGTCGCCCTTGGCGAGGCGAGTGTGGTCATCGCCGTGTCGGCCGCGCATCGCGCCGACGCCTTTGCGGCCTGCCACTATGCCATCGACCGTCTCAAGGAAGTCGTCCCGATCTGGAAGAAGGAGCATTTCGAGGGCGGGGAAGTGTGGATCGGGGCCCAGAGCGGTCCCCCTCAGGGTTGA
- a CDS encoding ATP-binding protein produces the protein MADAGALDRGVGMAFEVLPARNPAESRRALRTSGRGVVDSLFAPADAVLGRLRTPQRLALVALLCVGAVVTCWSLVASELARTASRVDSERLANEYSRALVVLVGRLDHYETLLALRRSGDGPVLDAIAAEQREIDRLMATIGALDARANERLGTAPKWQAIVRAWKTAQADVPPAGTGRRGQESVPVRGKGAATAVDKQAAALLAYLRDAPALAEAGVLQTAQGVEMLLAAIGRAPSQIGDAQAVLAGARARGALGADERARLVRLTASIRSAADRFDRNAQGLFQERPVLRDQIGALVLDFFIAAHQFLDVVEQQVLKSGDLSPANTHAVAAKAVEAAVRLRDAPAVLADGALAARQRTVALNHWLMGLALGGTALLLVYTLFAFHRSVNGTIASLQRVAQRLPHLNEEYARAREEKERAVAAEARLRDSEERFRSAFDNAPIGVALLSPTGKFLQVNRSLCSLLGYAPDELLGKSVNQITHRDDIDQDRLQQQQMLAGEIAHCRMEERYIDNAGEPVWVLRSVSLVRDANEVPMHFIVQVEDIGQRKAAEAEMQRAKEAAEAASRAKGDFLATMSHELRTPMNGIIGMAGLLLDTEMNSEQHEYAETVRDSAEALLTIVNDILDFSKIEAGRIELEHVDFDLRSTVDDVIDLLAGQARGKGLRLSASAAQGIPALVRGDPGRVRQILLNLIGNAVKFTNSGSVSVEVGVNPAASDRERPATKDDQPPPAGDTPRPAAGVAIRFTVRDTGIGISPEAQQRLFQSFSQADASTTRKYGGTGLGLAISRRLAELMGGSVGVDSVVGKGSTFWFTVPFEPPANAQRPQAHSRPTRGERSDPIGTTTEALLSSRILVAEDNAVNQKLTVRMLEKLGYRADVVANGIEAVEAIGRISYALVLMDCHMPEMDGFQATAEIRRRQGTDRCIPIVALTASAMQGDRDICIAAGMDDYLSKPVRLADLDECLRRWLAASQTQASIPTPPPSVAEAAA, from the coding sequence ATGGCAGACGCCGGGGCGCTCGATCGGGGGGTTGGGATGGCATTCGAGGTATTGCCGGCCCGCAATCCTGCGGAGTCCCGGCGGGCGCTTCGGACGTCCGGCCGTGGCGTCGTCGATTCACTATTCGCTCCGGCCGACGCCGTGCTTGGGCGGTTGCGAACTCCGCAACGCCTTGCACTCGTCGCCCTGCTGTGTGTCGGGGCCGTCGTCACGTGTTGGTCCCTGGTCGCCAGCGAGCTGGCGCGTACCGCCTCCCGGGTCGACAGCGAACGTCTCGCCAACGAGTACAGCCGCGCGCTCGTGGTGCTGGTCGGTAGACTCGACCACTACGAAACCCTCCTCGCTCTGCGTCGAAGCGGGGATGGACCTGTGCTCGACGCGATTGCCGCCGAGCAGCGAGAGATCGACCGCCTGATGGCCACGATCGGGGCGCTGGATGCGCGGGCGAACGAGAGGCTGGGCACGGCGCCGAAATGGCAGGCCATTGTTCGTGCCTGGAAGACCGCGCAGGCCGATGTGCCGCCCGCCGGTACCGGTCGCCGCGGACAAGAATCTGTACCGGTGCGAGGCAAAGGAGCCGCAACGGCGGTGGACAAGCAGGCGGCTGCCCTCCTGGCCTATTTGCGCGATGCCCCGGCGTTGGCCGAGGCCGGCGTTCTGCAGACCGCACAGGGGGTGGAGATGCTCCTGGCCGCGATCGGCCGTGCCCCCAGCCAGATCGGGGACGCTCAGGCGGTGCTTGCGGGAGCCCGCGCTCGCGGCGCGCTCGGGGCCGACGAAAGAGCGCGCCTCGTTCGCCTGACCGCCTCCATCCGCTCGGCGGCCGACCGATTCGACCGCAATGCCCAGGGATTGTTCCAGGAGAGGCCGGTCCTGCGCGATCAGATCGGCGCCCTCGTGCTCGACTTCTTCATCGCCGCCCACCAGTTCCTCGACGTCGTCGAACAGCAGGTGCTCAAGAGCGGCGACCTGTCCCCCGCTAACACCCACGCGGTAGCCGCCAAAGCCGTCGAGGCTGCGGTTCGCCTTCGGGACGCTCCCGCGGTTCTCGCCGACGGTGCGCTTGCGGCTCGACAGCGAACGGTAGCGCTCAATCACTGGCTCATGGGATTGGCCCTCGGCGGCACCGCCCTGCTGCTCGTATATACGCTGTTCGCCTTTCACCGCAGCGTCAACGGCACCATCGCCAGCCTGCAGCGAGTTGCGCAGCGTCTGCCCCACCTGAACGAGGAATATGCACGGGCCCGCGAGGAAAAGGAGCGCGCGGTCGCCGCCGAGGCGCGCCTCCGCGATAGTGAAGAACGCTTTCGCAGCGCCTTCGACAACGCACCGATCGGCGTGGCCCTCCTGTCGCCGACCGGCAAGTTCCTCCAAGTAAACCGGTCGCTCTGTTCTCTCCTCGGTTATGCCCCCGACGAGCTGCTCGGCAAAAGCGTTAACCAGATTACCCACCGCGACGACATCGATCAGGATCGGTTGCAGCAGCAGCAGATGCTGGCCGGCGAGATTGCCCACTGCCGAATGGAGGAGCGCTATATCGACAACGCCGGCGAGCCGGTCTGGGTCCTGCGCAGCGTGTCGCTGGTGCGCGACGCCAACGAGGTTCCCATGCACTTCATCGTGCAGGTCGAAGACATCGGCCAACGCAAGGCCGCCGAAGCCGAAATGCAGCGCGCCAAGGAAGCGGCCGAGGCCGCCAGCCGCGCCAAGGGCGATTTCCTGGCCACGATGAGCCACGAGTTGCGGACGCCCATGAACGGCATCATCGGCATGGCCGGCCTGTTACTGGACACGGAAATGAACTCCGAACAGCACGAGTACGCGGAGACCGTGCGCGACTCCGCCGAGGCCCTCCTGACCATCGTCAACGACATCCTCGACTTCTCCAAGATCGAGGCCGGCCGCATCGAACTGGAGCACGTCGACTTCGACCTGCGATCGACCGTCGACGACGTCATCGACCTGCTCGCCGGACAGGCGCGCGGCAAGGGCCTGCGCTTGAGTGCCAGTGCCGCACAAGGCATTCCGGCGCTGGTTCGCGGCGACCCCGGCCGTGTGCGGCAGATCCTGCTCAACCTCATCGGCAACGCCGTGAAGTTCACCAATAGCGGCTCCGTATCCGTGGAAGTCGGTGTCAATCCCGCGGCATCCGACCGTGAACGGCCAGCGACGAAGGACGACCAGCCGCCGCCGGCCGGCGACACGCCACGGCCGGCTGCCGGGGTCGCCATTCGCTTCACGGTCCGCGACACCGGCATCGGCATTTCCCCGGAAGCTCAGCAGCGGCTGTTCCAGTCGTTCTCCCAGGCGGATGCGTCGACGACCCGGAAATACGGCGGCACCGGGCTCGGGCTGGCGATATCGCGCCGACTCGCCGAATTGATGGGCGGTAGCGTTGGGGTCGACAGCGTCGTCGGCAAAGGAAGTACGTTCTGGTTCACGGTGCCGTTCGAACCGCCGGCAAATGCGCAGCGCCCACAGGCGCACAGCCGCCCGACGCGGGGCGAGCGATCGGACCCCATCGGCACCACCACCGAGGCCCTCCTGAGTTCGCGCATTCTGGTTGCCGAAGACAACGCCGTTAATCAGAAACTAACGGTCCGCATGCTGGAAAAGCTCGGCTACCGCGCCGACGTGGTAGCCAATGGTATCGAAGCCGTGGAGGCGATCGGCCGGATCTCGTATGCGCTGGTCCTGATGGACTGCCACATGCCGGAGATGGACGGCTTCCAGGCCACCGCGGAGATCAGGCGCCGGCAGGGTACCGACCGCTGCATCCCTATCGTCGCGCTGACTGCCAGCGCCATGCAGGGCGATCGCGACATCTGCATCGCGGCCGGCATGGACGATTACCTTTCGAAGCCGGTCAGACTCGCCGACCTCGACGAGTGCCTGCGGCGCTGGCTCGCCGCGAGCCAGACGCAGGCTTCAATCCCGACGCCCCCGCCCTCGGTTGCGGAAGCGGCGGCGTGA
- a CDS encoding enoyl-CoA hydratase: MNEASIAVQHGSITSITLNRPERRNALSLDTMTALIDALHEVAARPAARVVVLAGAGPVFSAGHDLREMIDGDIAAYRRIFDVCTRLMTTVQEIPQPVIARVHGLATAAGCQLVASCDLAVAAASARFATPGVNIGLFCTTPMVALTRAIGRKRALEMLLTGTAIDAATAAEWGLVNRVVPDAELDAATTTLAEQIARASTFTVALGKRAFYAQIDLDQSKAYAYAKEVMSMNTLAADAQEGMCAFLEKRPPVWKGR; encoded by the coding sequence GTGAACGAAGCGAGCATTGCGGTGCAGCACGGCAGCATTACCTCGATCACCCTCAATCGCCCGGAGCGGCGCAACGCCCTGTCCCTCGATACGATGACCGCACTCATCGACGCGCTCCACGAGGTCGCGGCGCGGCCGGCGGCGCGAGTCGTCGTTCTCGCCGGCGCCGGACCGGTGTTCTCCGCGGGACACGATCTGCGCGAAATGATCGACGGCGATATCGCTGCCTACCGCCGCATCTTCGACGTTTGCACGCGACTGATGACCACCGTGCAGGAGATCCCGCAGCCGGTCATCGCGCGCGTCCACGGCCTGGCCACCGCGGCAGGTTGTCAGCTCGTGGCGAGCTGCGACCTCGCCGTCGCCGCCGCCTCGGCACGCTTCGCCACCCCGGGCGTGAACATCGGTCTGTTCTGCACCACCCCCATGGTGGCCCTGACCCGAGCCATCGGCCGCAAGCGCGCGCTCGAGATGCTGCTGACCGGAACGGCGATCGACGCGGCCACCGCCGCCGAGTGGGGCCTCGTCAATCGGGTTGTCCCCGACGCCGAACTCGACGCGGCCACCACCACGCTGGCCGAACAGATCGCCCGCGCCAGCACCTTTACAGTCGCCCTGGGCAAGCGGGCGTTCTATGCCCAGATCGACCTCGACCAGTCCAAAGCTTACGCGTACGCAAAAGAGGTCATGAGCATGAACACCCTCGCCGCCGACGCGCAGGAAGGAATGTGTGCCTTCCTCGAGAAACGGCCGCCGGTGTGGAAGGGACGGTGA
- a CDS encoding PAS domain-containing protein has product MHEPGAAADGYGTRELLAQRVRAMCWVLLCSLALFTVRDLLVGGPALVPLLLLKGFQIGLVVGLLYVVVREIWPYRMLALTVAVSVLLAFSTAVAGVFRNDLGTWPLLYVAYIMVTATMFPWGPLPQAIVGLSGLLALAANVYGVQGHFGLGTAPVAAVLAAFGISVYVAAEFERYREALDERYRELEESEQRQSAVVRAVPVTLHRADVRAGRVGAVWLSDNVERVTGFSRGELLRPGAVAFWESRLHPDERDRVRRQLIDMLKHGAVSLEHRWRCADGDYRWFLYQGVVRRGADGSAAEVVGSWLDITERKRVEQTLAESEERLQLALRGSKDGVWDWDMASGSVYFSPRWTAMLGYEPEDLVGTIRTWEGLIHPDDAEQVRATWRGHMAGDVPSYEAEYRLRTKAGAWRWVRVRGQVMARSPEGRPLRATGTLEDIHERKRMEEELQRAKAAAESANRAKSQFLANMSHEIRTPMNAIIGMTDLTLDTQLTAEQHAYLEMVRSSADSLLRVINDILDFSKIEAGKLSLEYVPFHLAHHLDTTLQPLGVRASQKGVALVWDVHPDVPSELVGDPGRLCQVVVNLVGNAIKFTEQGEVTLRVDVADAQLPAGPAPPGAEETGFALGDAYAWRTLHFSVRDTGLGISEHQQERIFSPFEQADASTTRRHGGTGLGLSISWQLVRMMGGYMWVESQPGQGSTFHFVLPFAVAPAHEGATPDVSRTSEVDADRQARGDGASADGLRILLAEDNFTNQQVVLSLLEKRGHRVTVASDGHEVLKALARAQFDVVLMDVQMPGLDGMEAAAAIRANEARNGGHVPIVAVTAHAMSGDADRFLAAGMDAYLAKPIDSRRLFEVLDRLTGRPENAVGGRQA; this is encoded by the coding sequence ATGCATGAACCCGGCGCCGCCGCCGACGGCTATGGAACCCGCGAGTTGCTGGCGCAACGCGTGCGCGCCATGTGCTGGGTGCTGCTTTGCAGTCTGGCCCTCTTCACCGTACGTGACCTGCTGGTGGGCGGTCCGGCGCTCGTACCGCTCCTGCTCCTCAAAGGGTTCCAGATCGGATTGGTGGTCGGACTACTGTACGTGGTGGTGCGAGAGATCTGGCCCTACCGCATGCTCGCGCTGACGGTGGCGGTTTCCGTCCTCCTGGCCTTCAGCACTGCCGTGGCCGGCGTGTTTCGAAACGATCTCGGGACCTGGCCCCTGCTCTACGTTGCCTACATCATGGTTACGGCAACGATGTTCCCATGGGGTCCGCTGCCCCAGGCCATCGTTGGGTTGTCGGGATTGCTGGCGCTGGCGGCCAACGTGTACGGCGTGCAGGGCCACTTTGGGCTGGGGACAGCCCCGGTCGCTGCCGTGCTCGCGGCTTTCGGGATCTCGGTCTATGTCGCCGCGGAGTTCGAGCGCTACAGGGAAGCTCTGGACGAACGCTATCGGGAGTTGGAGGAGAGCGAGCAGCGCCAAAGTGCGGTCGTGCGCGCGGTTCCGGTGACCCTGCACCGCGCCGACGTCCGCGCCGGTCGGGTCGGCGCGGTGTGGTTGAGCGACAACGTGGAGCGGGTCACCGGCTTCAGCCGCGGCGAGTTGCTGCGTCCCGGCGCCGTGGCCTTCTGGGAGTCGCGCCTTCATCCGGACGAACGCGACCGGGTGCGGCGACAACTGATCGACATGCTGAAACACGGGGCGGTGTCCCTGGAGCACCGCTGGCGCTGCGCCGACGGCGATTACCGATGGTTCCTCTACCAGGGCGTCGTGCGGCGCGGCGCCGACGGGTCGGCGGCGGAGGTCGTGGGGAGTTGGCTCGACATCACCGAACGTAAGCGAGTCGAGCAAACGCTGGCGGAAAGCGAGGAGCGCTTGCAACTCGCTCTCCGTGGTTCGAAGGACGGCGTCTGGGATTGGGACATGGCGAGCGGGTCGGTCTACTTCAGCCCACGGTGGACCGCGATGCTGGGCTACGAGCCCGAGGATCTGGTCGGGACCATTCGGACGTGGGAAGGCCTGATCCATCCCGACGACGCAGAGCAGGTCCGTGCCACCTGGCGCGGGCACATGGCCGGCGACGTCCCCTCGTACGAGGCGGAGTATCGGTTGCGGACGAAAGCGGGAGCCTGGCGCTGGGTGCGGGTGCGCGGTCAGGTGATGGCGCGCTCGCCGGAGGGGCGGCCTTTGCGCGCGACGGGCACCCTCGAAGATATCCACGAACGCAAACGCATGGAGGAGGAGTTACAACGGGCCAAGGCCGCTGCGGAGTCCGCCAATCGCGCCAAGAGCCAGTTTCTGGCCAACATGAGTCACGAGATCCGCACGCCGATGAACGCCATCATCGGTATGACCGATCTCACCCTGGATACGCAGCTCACCGCCGAGCAGCACGCGTATCTGGAGATGGTCCGCTCGTCGGCGGATTCGCTGCTAAGGGTGATCAACGACATCCTCGATTTCTCCAAGATCGAAGCCGGTAAACTCTCCCTCGAGTACGTGCCGTTTCACCTCGCCCATCATCTCGACACCACTCTGCAGCCGCTTGGGGTGCGCGCCAGCCAGAAAGGCGTGGCCCTGGTGTGGGACGTGCACCCCGACGTCCCCAGCGAGCTGGTCGGCGACCCGGGACGGCTATGTCAGGTGGTCGTCAATCTCGTCGGCAACGCCATCAAGTTCACCGAACAGGGCGAGGTCACGTTGCGGGTCGACGTCGCCGACGCGCAGCTCCCCGCCGGACCGGCGCCGCCCGGCGCAGAGGAAACCGGGTTCGCCCTCGGCGATGCATACGCGTGGAGGACGCTGCACTTCTCGGTGCGCGACACCGGGCTTGGCATTTCGGAGCACCAGCAGGAACGTATCTTCAGCCCGTTCGAACAGGCCGATGCCTCGACGACGCGCCGGCACGGCGGCACCGGCCTGGGATTGTCGATCTCCTGGCAGCTTGTGCGGATGATGGGCGGGTACATGTGGGTGGAGAGCCAACCTGGGCAGGGCAGTACCTTTCACTTCGTCCTGCCGTTTGCCGTGGCGCCGGCGCACGAGGGCGCCACGCCGGACGTGAGCCGGACATCAGAAGTCGATGCCGACCGTCAGGCAAGAGGCGACGGGGCCTCGGCTGACGGCTTGCGTATCCTCCTGGCGGAGGACAACTTTACGAATCAGCAAGTGGTGCTGAGTTTGCTCGAAAAGCGCGGCCACAGGGTAACGGTGGCGAGCGACGGCCACGAAGTGCTCAAGGCGCTCGCCCGCGCGCAATTCGATGTCGTGCTCATGGACGTACAAATGCCAGGACTCGATGGCATGGAGGCCGCGGCAGCGATCCGGGCGAACGAGGCGCGCAACGGCGGTCACGTGCCCATCGTCGCCGTGACGGCGCATGCAATGAGCGGCGACGCCGACCGGTTTCTGGCGGCGGGCATGGATGCCTATCTCGCCAAGCCGATCGATTCGCGCCGGCTTTTCGAGGTTCTCGATCGTCTCACCGGCCGTCCCGAGAACGCCGTCGGCGGGCGGCAAGCCTGA